One stretch of Pararhizobium qamdonense DNA includes these proteins:
- a CDS encoding MFS transporter, with protein MIIAPHHRIYTCFFLFAVSLGALLARMPDLQVTLGVNKSELGLTLIGMAIGALISLTFSSPLIAHLGARTTAFITILGTAAAFAVVPWVGAAPLVFCVLFIAGLLAGALEINLNVEIDRLEARLGRGIMNRAHGFWSLGFFVTALIASFVRQGQISMQLHLAVTFAVVLAVGLIAISGIRNAPARAVSHEAKAPLLAVPTLGLLPLCIIGVAAFLVEGAGIDWSAIYMRDVFAVEPFIGGLGLTLFTFFMAMARLFIDPVVDRFGARHVASVLLVLSAIGLTAVWLAPHAYVALFGFALMGGGCSAVYPLAVSAAAQRVDRPAQVNVAALGQVTFIVFFLAPPLLGFVAEHLGIRTSYLVCLPLILYALFSVKALAPRRDARDAVPAPAGGMPSDHLPM; from the coding sequence ATGATCATTGCGCCGCATCACAGGATCTATACCTGTTTCTTCCTGTTTGCCGTGTCGCTCGGTGCGCTGCTCGCCCGCATGCCGGATCTGCAGGTGACGCTGGGGGTCAATAAGTCGGAGCTGGGGCTGACGCTGATCGGCATGGCGATCGGGGCGCTGATTTCGCTGACATTTTCCTCGCCGCTGATTGCGCATCTGGGTGCGCGCACGACAGCCTTCATCACCATTCTCGGCACGGCTGCCGCCTTTGCTGTCGTTCCGTGGGTCGGGGCGGCACCGCTGGTTTTCTGCGTTCTGTTCATTGCGGGCCTGCTTGCCGGTGCGCTCGAAATCAATCTCAATGTGGAGATCGACCGGCTGGAGGCGCGGCTTGGGCGGGGGATCATGAACCGGGCGCATGGTTTCTGGAGCCTCGGCTTTTTCGTGACCGCGCTGATTGCCTCGTTCGTGCGCCAGGGGCAAATCTCGATGCAGCTGCATCTGGCCGTGACCTTCGCCGTGGTGCTTGCGGTCGGCCTTATCGCCATTTCGGGTATCCGCAATGCGCCCGCCCGCGCCGTGTCGCATGAGGCAAAAGCGCCGCTTCTGGCGGTGCCGACGCTGGGCCTCCTGCCGCTCTGCATTATCGGCGTCGCCGCCTTTCTGGTCGAAGGTGCGGGGATCGACTGGTCGGCGATCTATATGCGCGACGTGTTTGCGGTCGAGCCCTTCATCGGTGGCCTCGGGCTGACGCTGTTCACCTTCTTCATGGCGATGGCGCGGCTGTTCATCGATCCGGTGGTCGATCGCTTCGGCGCCCGCCATGTCGCCTCGGTCCTGCTGGTGCTGTCGGCCATCGGGCTGACGGCCGTCTGGCTGGCGCCGCATGCCTATGTCGCCCTGTTTGGCTTTGCGCTGATGGGGGGCGGATGCAGCGCTGTCTATCCGCTGGCGGTCTCGGCCGCCGCGCAGCGCGTCGACCGGCCGGCGCAGGTCAATGTCGCGGCGCTTGGGCAGGTGACGTTCATCGTGTTCTTTCTGGCGCCGCCGCTGCTCGGCTTCGTGGCCGAGCATCTGGGCATCCGCACATCTTATCTCGTCTGCCTGCCGCTCATTCTCTATGCGCTGTTTTCCGTCAAGGCGCTGGCGCCACGGCGGGATGCGCGCGATGCCGTACCGGCGCCCGCCGGCGGCATGCCGTCCGATCACCTGCCGATGTAG
- a CDS encoding class GN sortase translates to MSDKPGNETSLDIPDQDKEGRAGFLARLNALETVVLAGILLVALAGVMLVGKGFYMKAKAEVSQVLLKRSFAAQLHGETNAKPWPWADFSTEAEITALRIGKTAVVLSGASGEALAFGPARLANTPAPGEPGTSVIAAHRDTHFRWLKDVKQGDLLVITRKDGTNLTFRAGTSRIARWDESGINADAPGRHLALATCWPFDATEQGPLRYIVNAELVDDAGPSTLAAQDMSGKLPVKSF, encoded by the coding sequence GTGTCCGATAAGCCCGGCAATGAAACCAGCCTGGACATTCCAGATCAGGACAAGGAAGGACGCGCCGGATTTCTGGCGCGTCTCAATGCGCTGGAAACGGTGGTTCTGGCCGGAATTCTTCTGGTGGCACTTGCCGGCGTCATGCTGGTCGGCAAAGGCTTTTACATGAAGGCCAAGGCCGAGGTGTCACAGGTGCTGTTGAAGCGCAGCTTTGCAGCGCAGCTGCACGGCGAGACCAATGCCAAACCCTGGCCCTGGGCAGACTTTTCCACCGAAGCCGAAATCACCGCCCTGCGGATCGGCAAAACCGCAGTCGTGCTGTCCGGCGCAAGCGGCGAGGCCCTGGCTTTCGGCCCGGCGCGTCTCGCCAACACGCCGGCACCGGGCGAACCCGGCACGTCCGTCATCGCCGCCCATCGCGATACGCATTTCCGCTGGCTGAAGGACGTCAAACAAGGCGATCTTCTGGTCATCACCCGCAAGGACGGAACGAACCTCACCTTCCGGGCCGGCACCAGCCGCATCGCGCGCTGGGACGAGAGCGGCATCAACGCCGATGCGCCCGGCCGCCATCTGGCGCTCGCCACCTGCTGGCCGTTCGACGCCACCGAGCAAGGCCCGCTGCGCTACATCGTCAATGCCGAACTTGTTGACGATGCAGGCCCATCGACGCTCGCCGCGCAAGATATGTCCGGTAAACTCCCGGTCAAATCCTTTTGA
- a CDS encoding PQQ-dependent sugar dehydrogenase, whose amino-acid sequence MTTTFSNLLKSAGLLSALTAAPALGQDAKQFATEKAAVQVDTIASGLDNPWSVEVLPDGAYIVTELGGTLRIIRDGTASEPISGVPEVARQGQGGLLDVALDPKFAENRTLFLSMSVADGNGNGTAIVRAALSDDGQSLAQVQEIFRMNKFTGKGQHFGSRIVIAPDGNLFFGIGDRGERDRAQDMQDHAGAVLRIKPDGSIPADNPYADGKAGLAELWSKGHRNPQGIIIDPENGHLLTVEHGARGGDEINAPEPGKNYGWPVITFGKDYSGAAIGVGQSADGYEQPLHYWDPSIAPGALDVYRGDMFPQWNGSVLVAALKFELLSRLERDQSGAVTAEERLFEGEFGRIRDVKVAPDGAILMVTDGDDGALLRVSASNRS is encoded by the coding sequence ATGACGACGACATTTTCAAACCTGTTGAAATCCGCCGGACTGCTATCGGCCTTGACTGCCGCCCCTGCCCTTGGGCAGGACGCCAAACAGTTTGCGACCGAGAAAGCTGCCGTACAGGTGGATACGATCGCATCCGGCCTCGACAATCCCTGGTCCGTCGAAGTGCTTCCGGATGGCGCTTACATCGTCACCGAGCTTGGCGGCACGCTGCGCATTATTCGGGACGGCACAGCGTCGGAGCCGATCAGCGGCGTACCGGAGGTGGCGCGCCAGGGCCAGGGCGGCCTGCTCGATGTGGCGCTCGACCCGAAATTTGCTGAAAACCGCACGCTGTTCCTCTCCATGTCCGTGGCGGATGGCAACGGCAACGGAACGGCGATCGTGCGCGCGGCACTCTCGGACGATGGACAGAGTCTGGCGCAGGTTCAGGAAATCTTCCGGATGAACAAGTTTACCGGCAAGGGCCAGCATTTCGGCTCGCGGATCGTGATTGCGCCGGATGGCAACCTGTTCTTCGGCATCGGTGATCGCGGCGAACGCGACCGGGCGCAGGACATGCAGGACCATGCGGGCGCCGTCTTGCGTATTAAGCCGGATGGCAGCATCCCCGCAGACAATCCCTATGCCGACGGCAAGGCCGGGCTTGCCGAGCTCTGGTCGAAAGGTCACCGTAATCCGCAGGGCATTATCATCGATCCCGAGAATGGCCATCTCCTGACCGTCGAACATGGCGCGCGTGGCGGCGACGAGATCAACGCGCCGGAGCCGGGCAAGAACTACGGCTGGCCGGTCATCACCTTCGGCAAGGATTATTCCGGCGCGGCAATCGGCGTCGGACAGAGCGCCGATGGCTACGAGCAACCCCTCCACTATTGGGATCCCTCGATCGCGCCCGGCGCCCTCGACGTCTATCGCGGCGATATGTTTCCGCAATGGAACGGCAGCGTGCTGGTCGCAGCCTTGAAATTCGAGCTTCTGTCACGGCTGGAGCGGGATCAGAGCGGCGCCGTCACCGCCGAGGAGCGGCTGTTTGAAGGCGAGTTCGGACGCATCCGCGATGTGAAGGTTGCCCCTGATGGCGCAATCCTGATGGTCACCGACGGAGACGACGGGGCGCTGTTGCGGGTGTCCGCATCGAACCGGAGCTGA
- a CDS encoding branched-chain amino acid aminotransferase, which translates to MAAVPFDQLDGQIWFNGEFVDWKDAKIHVLTHGLHYASAVFEGERAYGGRVFKLTEHNQRLHKSAEILGFTIPYSVDELDAATIELLKRQGFSEAYVRPIAWRGSEMMGVSAQNNRINVAIAIWQWGSYFNPAEKLKGIRLDIAEYRRPDPKTAPCASKAAGLYMICTISKHAAEAKGYADAMMLDYRGQVAEATGANIFFVKDGVIHTPVPDCFLNGITRQTVIELAKRRGYQVVERVIMPEELPDFSECFLTGSAAEVTPVSEIGPYTFKPATISETLMNDYMKEVYPVAAAAE; encoded by the coding sequence ATGGCAGCAGTTCCTTTTGATCAGTTGGACGGTCAGATCTGGTTCAACGGCGAATTTGTCGATTGGAAAGACGCAAAGATCCATGTGCTGACCCACGGACTGCACTATGCCAGCGCCGTCTTTGAAGGCGAGCGCGCCTATGGCGGCCGGGTTTTCAAGCTGACCGAACACAATCAGCGTCTGCACAAGTCGGCCGAAATCCTCGGCTTCACCATTCCCTATTCCGTTGATGAGCTGGATGCCGCGACGATCGAGCTTTTGAAGCGGCAGGGCTTTTCGGAGGCCTATGTCCGGCCGATCGCTTGGCGCGGCTCGGAAATGATGGGCGTTTCGGCCCAGAACAACCGCATCAATGTCGCCATCGCCATCTGGCAATGGGGCAGCTATTTCAATCCGGCCGAAAAGCTGAAGGGCATCCGCCTCGATATCGCCGAATACCGTAGGCCCGATCCGAAGACCGCCCCATGTGCCTCCAAGGCCGCCGGCCTCTACATGATCTGCACCATTTCCAAGCATGCTGCGGAAGCCAAGGGTTACGCTGATGCCATGATGCTGGATTATCGCGGCCAGGTGGCGGAGGCGACCGGCGCCAACATCTTCTTCGTCAAGGACGGCGTGATCCACACGCCGGTACCGGACTGCTTCCTCAACGGTATCACCCGCCAGACGGTGATCGAACTTGCCAAGCGCCGCGGTTACCAGGTGGTCGAGCGTGTCATCATGCCGGAAGAACTCCCGGACTTCTCCGAGTGCTTCCTCACGGGGTCGGCCGCCGAAGTCACGCCGGTCTCCGAGATCGGCCCCTATACGTTCAAGCCGGCGACGATCTCCGAGACGCTGATGAACGACTACATGAAGGAAGTGTATCCGGTCGCGGCAGCTGCCGAATAA
- a CDS encoding marine proteobacterial sortase target protein, whose product MLLNTENTAKPVSRMSGRQIEYLIVAALIAVTLSLLFFMGFFSHAMAETNGSKPQRFAGYVRPNDMGTGALLFPSKEPGSFVEAPRLATDVVIDVNGPIIRTRVTQRFENPSKGWVEGTYVFPLPENSAVDTLKMQIGDRFIEGEIKAREEARKVYEQAKAEGKKTALLEQQRPNIFTNQVANIGPGETIVVQIEYQSSVHQSGGEFSLRFPMVVAPRYNPDPIVQTVDLDPKSGYAVNDPVPDRDKITSPVLNPAENAKINPVTLTVNLSAGFPLGTVTSPFHQIDMQTVDDTARKISLKSASVPALEGASVPADKDFELSWNAVAGAMPNAGLFRETQNGKTYLLGFVTPPAQGDTNGTAQDREVVFVIDNSGSMAGPSIEQARDSLALAISKLRPQDKFNVVRFDDTMEVHFPTLVQATPDRREDAIAFVRGLTADGGTEMLPALEAALRTQGPVASGALRQVVFLTDGAIGNEAQLFEEISSNRGDARVFTVGIGSAPNTHFMTKAAEIGRGTFTLIGSEDQVAVRMGELFAKLENPVMTDIAVSFDGANAQDITPNPMPDLYRGEPVVLTAQLEGATPTGKLQITGKSGTQPWRIEMDVAKASQGKGIAKLWARRKIDDLEANAYAVNDAAALDKQIEAVALDNHLVSRVTSLVAVDVTPSRPAGEPVVSTDLPLNLPEGWDFEKVFGEEPQPTMPQGERKAQLQQSEQQAMLVADRMAAAPTARAASMIADAGKQVNLPQTATLADRHILIGLMLLAFAVMAATTFSLWRWQLRGLVLEARNRVR is encoded by the coding sequence ATGCTTCTGAACACCGAAAACACGGCCAAGCCGGTCAGCCGCATGAGCGGGCGGCAGATCGAATATCTGATCGTCGCCGCACTCATCGCGGTCACGCTTTCCCTCCTGTTCTTCATGGGCTTCTTTTCCCATGCGATGGCGGAGACCAACGGCAGCAAGCCGCAGCGTTTTGCCGGTTACGTCCGCCCCAACGACATGGGCACAGGCGCCCTGCTCTTCCCATCCAAGGAGCCCGGTTCCTTCGTGGAAGCGCCAAGGCTTGCGACCGATGTCGTCATCGACGTCAACGGCCCGATCATCCGCACCCGCGTCACCCAGCGCTTCGAGAACCCGAGCAAGGGCTGGGTCGAGGGCACCTATGTGTTCCCACTGCCGGAAAATTCCGCCGTCGATACGCTGAAGATGCAGATCGGCGACCGTTTCATCGAGGGCGAGATCAAGGCGCGCGAAGAGGCCCGCAAGGTCTATGAGCAGGCGAAAGCCGAAGGCAAGAAGACAGCCCTTCTCGAACAGCAGCGCCCCAACATCTTCACCAACCAGGTCGCCAATATCGGTCCCGGCGAAACCATTGTCGTGCAGATCGAGTATCAGAGCAGCGTGCATCAGTCGGGCGGCGAATTCTCGCTGCGCTTCCCCATGGTAGTGGCGCCGCGCTACAATCCCGATCCGATCGTCCAGACCGTCGATCTCGATCCGAAGTCCGGTTATGCCGTCAACGATCCGGTTCCCGACCGCGACAAGATCACGTCCCCTGTACTGAACCCGGCCGAAAACGCCAAAATCAATCCGGTGACGCTGACGGTCAATCTCAGTGCCGGCTTCCCGCTCGGCACCGTCACCTCCCCGTTTCATCAAATCGACATGCAAACGGTCGATGACACCGCGCGCAAGATTTCGCTGAAGAGCGCCAGCGTGCCGGCGCTCGAGGGCGCCAGCGTGCCGGCTGACAAGGATTTCGAGCTGAGCTGGAACGCTGTTGCCGGCGCGATGCCGAATGCGGGGCTTTTCCGCGAAACCCAGAACGGCAAGACCTATCTGCTCGGCTTCGTCACGCCGCCGGCGCAGGGCGACACAAACGGAACCGCTCAGGACCGTGAGGTCGTCTTCGTCATCGACAATTCCGGCTCGATGGCCGGACCCTCGATCGAGCAGGCGCGCGACAGCCTGGCGCTGGCCATCTCGAAGCTGCGGCCGCAGGACAAGTTCAATGTCGTGCGCTTCGACGACACGATGGAGGTGCATTTCCCGACGCTGGTTCAGGCAACGCCGGACCGGCGCGAGGATGCTATTGCTTTCGTTCGCGGGCTCACCGCCGATGGCGGCACCGAAATGCTGCCGGCGCTGGAAGCGGCTCTGCGCACCCAGGGGCCGGTGGCCTCCGGCGCCCTGCGGCAGGTGGTGTTCCTCACCGACGGCGCGATCGGCAACGAGGCGCAGCTGTTTGAGGAAATCTCCAGCAACCGTGGCGACGCCCGCGTCTTCACCGTCGGCATCGGCTCGGCCCCCAACACCCATTTCATGACCAAGGCCGCCGAAATCGGCCGGGGCACCTTCACGCTGATCGGCTCTGAAGATCAGGTGGCGGTGCGGATGGGCGAATTGTTCGCCAAGCTGGAAAATCCTGTCATGACCGATATCGCCGTCTCATTCGACGGCGCCAATGCGCAGGATATCACGCCAAACCCGATGCCGGACCTTTATCGCGGCGAGCCGGTGGTGCTGACGGCGCAGCTCGAGGGCGCAACGCCGACAGGCAAGCTGCAGATCACCGGCAAGAGCGGCACTCAGCCCTGGCGCATCGAGATGGACGTGGCCAAGGCCTCACAGGGCAAGGGTATCGCCAAGCTCTGGGCCCGCCGCAAGATCGACGACCTGGAAGCCAATGCCTATGCGGTGAACGATGCCGCAGCGCTCGACAAGCAGATCGAGGCGGTGGCGCTCGACAATCACCTCGTCTCCCGCGTCACCAGCCTGGTGGCCGTCGATGTGACGCCGTCGCGCCCGGCGGGTGAACCCGTTGTCAGCACCGATCTGCCGCTCAACTTGCCTGAGGGCTGGGATTTCGAGAAGGTGTTCGGCGAAGAGCCGCAGCCAACGATGCCGCAAGGGGAGCGCAAGGCGCAGCTGCAACAGAGCGAGCAGCAGGCCATGCTGGTCGCCGACCGGATGGCCGCAGCCCCGACGGCGCGTGCTGCCAGCATGATCGCCGACGCCGGCAAGCAGGTCAATCTGCCGCAAACGGCCACGCTCGCCGACCGGCATATTCTGATCGGCCTGATGCTACTTGCCTTTGCCGTGATGGCGGCGACCACATTCAGCCTGTGGCGCTGGCAGCTGCGCGGCCTGGTTTTGGAGGCCCGCAACCGTGTCCGATAA
- a CDS encoding pyridoxal phosphate-dependent aminotransferase, whose translation MAFLADALSRVKPSATIAVSQKARELKAKGRDVIGLGAGEPDFDTPDNIKKAAIDAINRGETKYTPVSGIPELREAIARKFKRENNLDYTAAQTIVGTGGKQILFNAFMATINPGDEVVIPAPYWVSYPEMVSICGGTPVFVEATQANNFKLTAEDLDKAITDKTKWFIFNSPSNPSGAAYSHAELKALTDVLLKHPHVWVLTDDMYEHLTYGDFKFATPVEVEPKLYDRTLTMNGVSKAYAMTGWRIGYAAGPLSLIKAMDMIQGQQTSGACSIAQWAAVEALNGTQDFIPENKRIFEGRRDLVVSMLNQAKGIECPSPEGAFYVYPSCKGLIGKTAPSGKVIETDEDFVSELLETEGVAVVHGSAFGLGPNFRISYATSEALLEEACKRIQRFCGACK comes from the coding sequence ATGGCCTTTCTTGCCGACGCCCTTTCCCGTGTAAAGCCATCCGCCACCATCGCCGTTTCCCAGAAAGCCCGGGAACTGAAAGCCAAGGGCCGCGATGTCATCGGGCTTGGCGCCGGGGAGCCGGATTTCGATACGCCGGACAATATCAAGAAAGCCGCCATCGACGCGATCAACCGCGGCGAGACGAAGTACACGCCGGTTTCGGGCATCCCGGAATTGCGCGAGGCAATCGCCAGGAAGTTCAAGCGCGAAAACAATCTCGACTACACGGCCGCCCAGACGATCGTTGGCACCGGTGGAAAGCAGATTCTTTTCAACGCCTTCATGGCGACGATCAATCCGGGCGATGAAGTCGTTATCCCGGCCCCTTACTGGGTGTCCTATCCGGAAATGGTGTCGATCTGCGGCGGCACGCCGGTCTTTGTCGAAGCGACCCAGGCCAACAATTTCAAGCTGACCGCCGAGGATCTCGACAAGGCGATCACGGACAAGACCAAGTGGTTCATCTTCAACTCGCCATCCAACCCGTCGGGTGCGGCCTATAGCCATGCCGAACTCAAGGCGCTCACCGATGTGCTGCTCAAGCATCCGCATGTCTGGGTCCTGACCGACGACATGTACGAGCACCTGACCTATGGCGACTTCAAGTTTGCCACCCCGGTGGAGGTCGAGCCGAAGCTTTACGATCGCACGCTGACCATGAACGGCGTCTCCAAGGCCTATGCCATGACCGGCTGGCGCATCGGCTATGCGGCCGGCCCGCTGTCGCTGATCAAGGCGATGGACATGATCCAGGGTCAGCAGACCTCGGGCGCCTGCTCGATCGCCCAGTGGGCGGCCGTCGAGGCGCTGAACGGCACGCAGGATTTCATTCCGGAAAACAAGCGGATCTTCGAGGGCCGCCGCGATCTGGTCGTGTCGATGCTCAACCAGGCCAAGGGCATCGAGTGCCCGTCGCCGGAAGGTGCGTTCTACGTCTATCCGTCCTGCAAGGGCCTGATCGGCAAGACCGCACCCTCGGGCAAGGTCATCGAGACGGATGAGGATTTCGTGTCCGAACTGCTCGAGACCGAAGGCGTCGCCGTCGTCCACGGCTCCGCCTTCGGCCTCGGCCCCAACTTCCGCATCTCCTACGCCACCTCGGAAGCCCTGCTCGAGGAAGCCTGCAAACGCATCCAACGCTTCTGCGGCGCCTGCAAGTAA
- a CDS encoding LysR family transcriptional regulator: MNKSEPSWDFYRTFLAVLREGSLSAAARDLGLTQPTIGRHIDALETMIGFQLFIRSPQGLMPTEAAADLKPHAEQLASNAAALLRAATGQGGGVRGTVRISASEVIGIEVLPPMLTALADRHPDLVIELSLSDAVEDLLRQEADIAVRMVAPEQDALITRRIGGIPLGLYAHRRYLDTHGTPETLEELSQHRTIGFDRESAFVRSVRKRVPLIDLMRPSFRADSNLAQLAAIRAGFGIGVCQVALAKRDPDLMRLFETEFELPLETFVVMHENLKTTPRCRVAYDALVEGLLAYIGR; this comes from the coding sequence ATGAACAAGAGTGAACCAAGCTGGGATTTCTACCGGACTTTCCTCGCCGTGCTGCGGGAGGGCTCCCTTTCCGCTGCCGCGCGCGATCTGGGACTGACGCAGCCGACCATTGGCCGGCATATCGATGCGCTGGAGACCATGATCGGTTTCCAGCTCTTCATCCGCTCGCCGCAGGGGCTGATGCCGACGGAAGCGGCCGCCGATCTGAAACCGCATGCCGAGCAGCTGGCCTCCAATGCCGCCGCGCTTTTACGGGCGGCGACCGGACAGGGCGGCGGTGTGCGCGGCACGGTGCGCATCAGCGCCAGCGAGGTGATCGGCATCGAGGTGCTGCCGCCCATGCTGACGGCGCTTGCCGACCGGCACCCGGACCTCGTCATCGAGCTGTCGCTGTCGGATGCCGTCGAGGACCTTTTGCGCCAGGAAGCCGATATCGCCGTGCGCATGGTGGCGCCCGAGCAGGACGCTCTGATCACCCGCCGGATCGGCGGCATACCGCTCGGGCTCTACGCGCACCGGCGCTATCTCGACACGCACGGCACGCCGGAAACGCTGGAGGAGTTGAGCCAGCACCGCACCATCGGCTTTGACCGCGAAAGCGCCTTCGTGCGGTCCGTGCGCAAGCGCGTACCGCTGATCGACCTGATGCGGCCCTCCTTCCGCGCCGACAGCAATCTGGCGCAGCTGGCGGCCATTCGCGCAGGCTTCGGCATCGGCGTCTGCCAGGTGGCGCTTGCAAAGCGCGACCCAGATCTCATGCGGCTGTTCGAAACCGAGTTCGAGCTGCCGCTCGAAACCTTCGTGGTCATGCACGAGAACCTGAAGACCACGCCGCGCTGCCGGGTCGCTTACGATGCGCTGGTGGAGGGATTGCTCGCCTACATCGGCAGGTGA
- a CDS encoding MarR family winged helix-turn-helix transcriptional regulator: protein MASATADNTDAVDFEIIELFFFAYRDFTSDPDVILEKRGFGRAHHRVLHFVDREPGMTVADLLETLRITKQSLARVLKQLIDSGYIHQVAGPEDRRQRMLYTTKEGKTLARALAEPQSRRIAEAMEKTGPGARELVKRFLSGMKNAGDN, encoded by the coding sequence ATGGCGTCTGCGACTGCAGACAACACGGACGCGGTTGATTTCGAGATCATCGAGCTGTTCTTCTTTGCCTATCGGGATTTCACCTCCGACCCCGATGTGATTCTCGAAAAGCGCGGTTTCGGGCGTGCGCATCACCGGGTTCTGCATTTTGTCGATCGCGAACCGGGCATGACGGTGGCGGATCTGCTCGAAACGCTGCGCATCACCAAGCAGAGCCTGGCGCGTGTTTTGAAACAGCTCATCGATTCAGGGTATATTCATCAAGTTGCCGGGCCGGAGGATCGCAGGCAGCGCATGCTCTATACAACGAAGGAAGGCAAGACGCTCGCAAGAGCCTTGGCCGAGCCACAATCGCGGCGCATCGCCGAGGCCATGGAAAAAACCGGGCCTGGCGCACGCGAACTGGTCAAACGCTTCCTTTCCGGCATGAAGAATGCCGGCGATAATTGA
- a CDS encoding MBL fold metallo-hydrolase produces the protein MLQAGIIPVTHFQQNCTVLFDTDTKEGVIVDPGGDVDVILQTIKENGITLKAIWLTHGHIDHAGGAKELKEALNLDIIGPHRDDLPLLEKLETQAEKFGLAMKVDNVVPDQWLEDGDTVSFGAHVFEVLHCPGHAPGHVVYFNRAQSFAHVGDVLFRGSIGRTDLPGGNHQQLLDSIRDKILPLGDTVGFICGHGPGGQIGEERRTNPYLRGL, from the coding sequence ATGTTACAGGCGGGCATTATCCCGGTTACCCATTTCCAGCAGAATTGCACGGTTTTGTTCGATACCGACACCAAGGAAGGCGTGATCGTCGATCCCGGTGGCGATGTCGATGTGATCCTGCAGACCATCAAGGAAAACGGCATCACGCTGAAGGCGATCTGGCTGACCCATGGCCATATCGACCATGCCGGCGGCGCCAAGGAACTCAAGGAAGCGCTCAACCTCGACATTATCGGCCCGCACAGGGATGACCTGCCGCTGCTGGAAAAGCTGGAGACCCAGGCTGAAAAATTTGGTCTGGCGATGAAGGTCGACAATGTCGTGCCGGATCAGTGGCTGGAGGACGGCGACACCGTATCCTTCGGCGCGCATGTGTTCGAGGTCCTGCATTGCCCCGGCCACGCACCCGGCCATGTCGTCTATTTCAACCGCGCCCAGAGTTTTGCCCATGTCGGCGATGTGCTGTTTCGCGGCTCGATCGGGCGCACCGATCTGCCCGGCGGCAACCATCAGCAGCTCTTGGATTCGATCCGCGACAAGATCCTGCCGCTCGGCGATACCGTCGGCTTCATCTGCGGCCATGGACCCGGCGGGCAGATCGGCGAGGAGCGCCGCACGAACCCTTACCTGCGCGGCTTGTAA
- a CDS encoding cold-shock protein: protein MAETGIVKFFNTDKGFGFIKPDNGGADIFVHISAVQASGLNGLSENQKVSFDTEPDRRGKGPKAVNLQVSS from the coding sequence ATGGCCGAGACTGGCATTGTTAAATTCTTCAACACCGACAAGGGCTTTGGTTTCATCAAGCCGGACAATGGTGGCGCCGACATCTTCGTGCATATTTCCGCAGTCCAGGCCTCGGGCCTGAACGGACTATCCGAAAATCAGAAGGTCAGCTTCGACACCGAACCGGATCGCCGCGGCAAAGGGCCCAAGGCCGTCAACCTGCAGGTTTCCAGCTAA
- a CDS encoding BA14K family protein, whose protein sequence is MNKVIKAAVLALATAATVIPTVSFAQAENWGRRGYYRHGGHDRDYRRHNNGDAVALGALGLATGVIIGGAIANQPRYQERVYIDPEPEYYEPRPVYRRPRPVVVQNYGGLEPWTPGWYRYCSQRYRSFDAQSGTFRGYDGRDYFCQAG, encoded by the coding sequence ATGAACAAGGTTATCAAAGCTGCCGTTCTTGCCCTCGCTACCGCAGCGACGGTCATCCCGACAGTCTCGTTCGCCCAGGCTGAAAACTGGGGCCGCCGCGGCTATTATCGCCATGGCGGTCACGACAGGGACTATCGCCGCCACAACAATGGCGACGCCGTCGCGCTTGGCGCGCTGGGTCTTGCCACCGGCGTCATCATCGGCGGCGCAATCGCCAACCAGCCGCGCTATCAGGAACGGGTCTATATTGATCCGGAGCCCGAATATTACGAGCCGCGCCCGGTCTATCGCCGTCCCCGTCCCGTCGTCGTGCAGAATTACGGCGGCCTGGAGCCCTGGACACCCGGCTGGTACCGTTATTGCTCGCAGCGTTACCGCTCGTTCGATGCCCAGTCCGGCACATTCCGTGGCTATGACGGCCGCGACTATTTCTGCCAGGCAGGCTGA